The region AGACGAGGACGCCGTCGCCTTCGCCAGGCTGATGGACGAGTTGCCCAGACCCGTCCTGGCCTATTGCCGGACCGGTACGCGCTCGGCGACGCTCTGGTCGCTTTCCGAGGCAAATACGCTGCCGCTGGCCGATATCCTGTCCCAGACCAAAGCGGCGGGCTACGACATGGCCGGCGTCGTGCGCCGGATTGCCAATGGCGGGCGCACACCGACGGAGACGGTGGAAGATGCCCGCTTCGACATTGTCATCGTCGGAGGCGGAGCGGCCGGCATCTCGGTCGCGTCCAGCCTCCTGGCACGCAAATCGGACCTGGAGATCGCCATCATCGACCCGGCCGATGTGCATTACTACCAGCCCGGCTGGACGATGGTGGGCGGCGGCGTGTTCGAGGCCTCCGATACCGCCAAGACAATGGGATCGCTCATCCCCAGGGGCGTGCACTGGATCAAGTCGGCGGTTGCCGCCTTCGAACCGAAGGACAATGCCGTCATCCTGGACGGTTGCCGGGTGGTCAAATACGGCCGGCTTGTCGTCTGCCCGGGCCTGAAGCTCGACTGGCACCGTGTCGAGGGCCTGGTGGAAACGCTCGGCAAGAACGGCGTGACTTCGAACTACCGTTACGACATGGCGCCCTATACCTGGAAGCTGGTTCAGGAAACCCAGTCCGGCAAGGCGCTGTTCACCCAGCCGCCCATGCCGATCAAATGCGCCGGAGCCCCGCAAAAGGCAATGTATCTGTCGGCGGACCACTGGCTGAAGACCGGCAGGCTCGGCGATATCGATGTCCAGTTCATGAATGCAGGCGGCGTGCTGTTCGGCGTCAAGGACTACGTTCCCGCCCTCATGGATTATGTGAAACGCTACAGCATCGACCTGAATTTCTTTCACAACCTGATCGCGGTCGACGGGCCGGCCAGGAAAGCGGTGTTTGAAGTGAAGGAGCCTGAAAAGGATGTTCGCCAGGTCGAGTTGGACTTTGATATGCTCCATGTGACGCCGCCGCAGACGGCGCCCGACTTCATCCGCGTCTCGCCCCTGGCGGAGGCCGCCGGGTGGGTAGACGTCGACCAGACGACGCTGCGCCACAAGACTTTTGAAAACATCTGGTCGTTGGGGGACGTGATGAATGCGCCCAATGCCAAGACGGCCGCAGCAGCGCGCAAGCAGGCGCCGGTGGTTGCCGAGAACATTGTCGCCGACATCAACGGCCACAGCGCAACGGCGCAGTATGACGGCTACGGTTCGTGCCCGCTCACGGTGGAGCGCGGCAAGATCGTGCTCGCGGAATTCGGCTATGGCGGAACGCTGTTGCCGAGCTTTCCGCGTTGGCTGGTGGACGGGACCAGGCCAACGCGGACTGCATGGTTGCTGAAGGAGCGGATACTGCCGCCGATCTACTGGCGCGCCATGCTGCGCGGCAAGGAATGGATGGCAAAGCCGGAAAAGGTTTCCGCCGCACGGGAAAAGGCGCCCGCAGCCTAGGCTCGTCTTCAGCTTCCTCCAAACTTGAGCCGGGCAACCGGCTCATTCTTTTCCCGCAACAAGCAGACCGAACACAGATCATGACCTGGCTTCAGCGATATCTGCCCATCCTTGACTGGGGCAGGAAATACGACAAGGAAACGGCGACGAACGACCTGGTTGCGGCGGTCATCGTGACGATCATGCTGATCCCGCAGTCGCTGGCCTATGCCCTCCTGGCCGGGCTGCCGCCCGAAGTCGGTCTCTACGCTTCGATCCTGCCGCTGGTCGCCTATGCCATTTTCGGCACGAGCCGTGCGCTCGCCGTCGGTCCGGTGGCCGTCGTCTCGCTGATGACCGCTTCCGCCGTCGGGGAGCTTGCCCGGCAGGGGACGCCGGAATATCTGGGCGCGGCCATCGTGCTGGCCTTCCTCTCCGGCCTCATGCTGGTCGCCATGGGCCTGTTCCGGCTTGGCTTCCTGGCCAATCTCCTCAGCCACCCGGTGATCTCAGGGTTCATCACCGCGTCGGGCCTGCTGATCGCGTCGAGCCAGCTCAAGCACATTCTCGGCGTCAAGGCGAACGGCCACACGCTTTATGAGATCCTCCTGTCCATCGGCAGCCATCTGACGGAGATCAACTGGATCACCTTTGTCATCGGAGCCTCGGCGACCGTCTTCCTGTTCTGGGTGCGCAAGGGCCTGAAGAAGCTGCTGCTGGGCCTTGGCGTGAAACCCTTCCTGGCCGATATCCTGACAAAGGCCGGCCCGGTGGCGGCCGTTGCCGTCACCACCCTTGCCTCGGCGGTGTTTCAACTGGGCGAAAAGGGCGTGCGCGTTGTCGGCGACATCCCCTCCGGCCTGCCGGTTCCGCAATTGCCGTCCTTCGACAGCGAACTCTGGCTGGCGCTTGCCGGCCCGGCGCTGCTCATCTCCGTTATCGGCTTCGTGGAATCGGTGTCCGTCGCCCAGACGCTTGCCGCCAAGAAGCGCCAGAGGATCGAACCTGACCAGGAACTGATCGGCCTCGGGGCCTCCAACATCGCCTCGGCCATTTCCGGCGGCTATCCGGTGACCGGCGGCTTTGCCCGGTCCGTCGTCAATTTCGACGCCGGGGCGGCCACGCCGGCCGCAGGAGCCTTCACCGCCGTCGGCATCGCCCTTGCCACGCTTTTCCTGACGCCGCTGCTGACCCATCTGCCCCAGGCAACGCTTGCCGCCACTATTATCGTGGCCGTGCTCTCACTGGTGGATTTCGGCGCGATCAAACGTACATTCGCCTATTCGAAAAGCGACTTCGCGGCGATGGCGGCAACGATCCTGATCACGCTGTTCTTCGGCGTCGAACCTGGCGTCGTGACCGGCGTGTCTCTGTCCATCGCGCTCTATCTCTACCGCAACAGCCGCCCGCACATGGCCATTGTCGGCATCGTTCCGGGAACCGAGCATTTCCGCAACGTCGACCGTCACAAGGTGATCACCGGGGAGCGGGTGCTGACCTTGCGGGTCGACGAGAGCCTGTTCTTCGCCAATTCCCGGTTCCTGGAAGACAAGGTCTACGCACTCGTCGCCGACAAACCCGACATCGAGCACGTGGTGCTGATGTGCCCGGCCGTCAACGAGATCGACGCCAGCGCCCTGGAGAGCCTCGAGGAGATCAATCACCGACTGCGGGATTCCGGCGTTACCTTCCACCTCTCCGAGGTCAAGGGCCCGGTAATGGACCGGCTGAAGGGGACGGATTTTCTGAAGCATCTGACCGGCGAGATTTTCCTCAGCCAGTACGATGCCCTTTGCACGCTCGATCCGCTCACCGCCCACATCTCGGAATCCCGGACGCCGAAAAAGACGGCGCGGTCGAATATCTGGTCGGGTCCGGAGATTTAGAGCCCTTACCCTAGAACGGCCACGTCTTCATCACATCCCGGTTGTACATACGGTCCGGCGGACTTTCCGCCCTGTGTCCAACCAAGAGGAGATATGCCATGGCCAAGACGATTTTCGTGAACCTGCCCGTTTCTGATCTTGCCGCATCCACCGCCTTCTACGAGGCCATCGGCTGTGTCAGGAACCCGCAGTTCAGCGATGCGAACGCCGCCAGCATGGTCTGGTCCGACACGATCACGTTCCAGCTTCTCACCCGTGACTTCTTTGCCGGCTTCATTTCCAGGGACATCCCGGACCCGCACAAGACCTGCCAGGTGCTGCTCGCGCTGTCTCATGACAGCCGGGAGGACGTCGACAAGGTGATCGAGGCGGGCACGGCGGCCGGCGGCAATGCCGGCATACGCGAGACGATGGATATGGGATGGCTCTATAACCGGGCCATTGAAGATCCCGACGGTCACGTCTTCGAAATCGCCTGGATGGATCCGACAGGCATGCCGGACAGCCACGGCTGAGGGCGCTTGCGGCTGCCGCGAGCAGCAGCAAGGTTGTTCGCGGGCGGCCGGCTACTTGCCGACAGCCGATTGCAGGATCGGGGTGATCTGCTTGCAGAAGCGGAACTCGGCCGGCGGCTTTTCGCCTTCCTGCACCATGAGCACATTCGTCCCCCTGGGCCGCACCGTCACCAGCTCGATCGCCTCGTTGCCGCTGTCCAGCAGGCAGTTGATCGCGGCACGCTGGGTCCGGCCGGCGTCCTTCTCGGCGCCGTAGACCTGACAGATCTTGTCCGGCGTTTCCAGAAGGCCGCGATAAATGGCAACCGTCGTGCCGGAGGGGCTCTGGTCTATCCGTGGTCCCGGGCAATGATCCAGGTCGGAGACCCAGATCCCTTGGGCGAATTTGGCAAATCTCAGATCAAGCGCTTTGCCCTCCAGAAGGGGAGCGGACCTGGGCACATTAGCCTTCAGGTCTCCCTTGCCGGCGCTCGCGGATCCACCCGCAGCCGCAAGCAGCGCGGCAAGCATTATGCAGCATCCAAGAAGTTTCAACCTCGCCCCTCCAGGTCGATACGGCCAGGCGCTACCAGAGCACCTGGAGCCGGGCATAGAACACGCAATTTTCAGCCAAAGGTCAACTTCTGCCTCGGATGTCTTGAAAAACGCGAACAAATGTGGAACAAATTCCAGGATGACGAGCGACTTTCAGCAAGCGTCGGGCCGCATTCTGCTGGACGATCCGTTGACGGACGGACGGCAATCGGAGACCGCGCTCAAGGTGTGGCGCGGCGCGGCGCGTTTGCTGCGCCAGTTCGATTACGCCTGCCTGCCGGAAGTGACCCTTGCCTCCAACCGCCGCGCCGACCTGCTGGCGCTCGGGCCGAGACACGAGCTGCTGATCGTGGAGGTGAAATCATCGATTGCCGATTTCAGGGCCGACACCAAGTGGCCGGATTACCGCCTGCATTGCGACCGCTTCTATTTCGCCACGCATCCGGACGTGCCGGTCGAGATTTTCCCTGAAGAGGCGGGGCTCATCCTGTCCGACGGCTTCGGCGCCGAAATCCTGCGCGAAGCACCCGAACACAAGCTTGCCGCGGCAACCCGCAAGGCGGTGACGTTGCGCTTTGCCAGAAACGCCGCGAACCGGCTGCACGATCTGTCCGATCCGGACGGATTGCGGTTCTTCGACCGGCTATGATCGAAAAGCGCTTCGTAAAAGGGCCGCGGACGGTGCCGCGGCCAGGGTGACCGTTACGCAACCTGGAAGGTAACGGACGGGAGACGAGTGTCTGCAGCCAGTCAGGACCAGCTCACCTTCGCATCGATCCGGACCAGCGGACGCCCGATCGGAAACGGTCGAGCGTCCGAAGGCTGATCGGCTTCCTAGGCGAACAGGTTGACCAGGCTTTCCAGGTATTCCTGCTTGCCGGATTTCGGCTGCGGTTCCAGATCGCTGGAGTGAACGCGGTCGGCGAGGTCTTCGAGCGAAGAGCCGCCCTTGAGGATCTCGGCGTTTTCCGGTTTGGACCAGCCGGCGTAGCGGTCGTCGACAAAGCCCTTCAGGCGACCGTCCTCGATCATCGCGGCGGCGGCCTTGAGGCCGCGGGCGATGGCATCCGCGGAGCCGACATGGGCCTGGATCAGGTCCACCGGATCGATCGACTGGCGGCGCAGCTTGGCGTCGAAATTGGTGCCGCCGGTTGTGAAGCCGCCGTCCATGAGGATCTCATAATAGGCGAGCGCCAGTTCCGGCACGTTCATTCCGAAGTGGTCGGTGTCCCAGCCGCACTGATAGTCATTGCGGTTCATGTCGACGGACCCCAGGATGCCGAACGAGCGCGCCATGTGCAGCTCATGCTCGAAGGAGTGGCCGGCCAGGATCGCGTGACCCTGCTCGATGTTCATCTTGACTTCGTTTTCCAGGCCATAGGCCTTCAGGAAACCGTAGACGGTGCCGACATCGTAGTCGTACTGGTGCTTGGACGGCTCCTGCGGCTTCGGCTCGATCAGGATCGTGCCCTTGAAATCGGTCTTGTGCTTGTACTCCACCACCATGTTCAGGAAGCGGCCGAGCTGGTCCAGTTCCTGTTTGATGTTGGTGTTGAGCAGCGTCTCATAGCCCTCGCGGCCGCCCCACAGAACGTAGTTCGCTCCATTGAGACGGTGCGTCACGTCCATGGCGTTCTTCACCTGGGCCGCCGCATAGGCGAACACATCCGGATCCGGGTTGGTGGCCGCGCCGCTCATGAAGCGGCGGTTGGAGAACATGTTGGCCGTGCCCCACAGCAGCTTGACGCCCGTGTCGGCCATCTTCTTTTCGAAGACGTCGGCAATGGCGCTCACATTGGCGTTGCTCTCTGCAAGTGTCTTGCCTTCCGGCGCGATATCGCGGTCGTGGAAGGTGAAGAAGGGCATGCCCAGGATCTGGAACATCTCGAAGGCGACGTCCGCCTTCAGCCTGGCCTGCTCCATCGGATCGCCGCCGGCCGCCATCCAGGAGCGCATGAAGGTTTCGCCGCCGAACGGGTCGGACCCCGGCCAGCAGAAATTGTGCCAGTAGCACACGGCCAGACGCAGATGGTCTTCCATGCGCTTGCCCAGAACCACTTCGTCCTTGTTGTAGTGGCGGTAGCTCAGCGGATCGCGACTGTCCGGCCCCTTGAATTCAATCGGCTGCAGATCACCGAAGAAACCTGTGCTCATCTTTCGTCTCCTCAAAAGCCGGCTTGCTTGAGCGCCGGATACAGATTGCGCCATCGGCCGTGGGCCTCGGCGTAGCTTTCGGTCAGGGCGGGAACGGGATCGATGCTGGCTTTCAGGGCCGGCTTCGCGAATATCCCGTCCGTGGTTCCGAGCGCCGCGGCCTGACCCAGCCGGGCAGCGCCGAGCGATGCTCCAAAGTCGCCATCCACCGGTACGTCCACCGGAATGTCGAGCAGGCTGGCAATGATCTCCAGCCACAGGTCCGACCGCGAACCGCCGCCGACGGCCAGAACGCGGTCGATCTTCGTTCCGGCAACGGTCAATGCGTCCAGGCAGTCCTTGAGCGCGAACGCGACCCCGTCCAGCACCGCATGGGTGAGAGCCGCATCGTCGGTTTCGTGGCCGATGCCGAAGAAACCCGCGCGGATATCGACATCGTTGTGCGGCGTGCGCTCGCCGCCGAGATACGGCAGGAAGGAAATTTCCGACGGACGGGAGATCCGGCCGAGCAGGCCGGTCAGTTCGCCCGGCGACTTTTTCAGCGTTTTGGCAAGCCAGTTGAGACTGTCGGTTGCCGACAGGATGACGCCCATCTGATGCCAGGTGTCCGGCACGGCGTGGCAGAAGGCATGGACCGCGCTCTCCACATTGGGCGAGAACCGGTCGTTGGTCACGAACAGCACGCCCGAGGTGCCGAGTGACACGAAGGCGGACCCGGGATTGACCGCGCCGACGCCGCAGGCCGACGCAGCATTGTCGCCGCCGCCACCCGCCACCACAGGGGCACCGTCGATGCCCCAGCGGGCGCAGAGGTCCGCTTTCAGCATGCCGGAGCTTTCCGACCCTTCCACGAGGCGCGGCATGTGGTTTCGGGTCAGGCCGGTTGCCGCCAGCAGCTCGTCGCTCCAGTCCCGCCTGGCAACGTCCAGCCAGAGCGTTCCGGCACTGTCGGACATGTCGCCCACGTATTCGCCGGTCAGCTTGAAGCGCACATAGTCCTTCGGCAGCAGGACCTTGGCGGTCCTGGCGAAGATCTCCGGCTCGTTTTCGCGCACCCATTGCAGCTTGGGCGCGGTGAAGCCCGGCATGACGCGGTTGCCGCCAAGGGTCAGGAACTTCGGTTCGGCCGCTTCCAGCTCCGCGCACTGCCGGCCCGAGCGGCCGTCATTCCACAGGATGCAGGGCCGCAGCGGTTTGCCCGCATCGTCAAGAAGGGTGGCCCCGTGCATGTGACCGGAAAGGCCGATGCCTTTGACTGCCGCCAGTTCCTTCGGTGCCCGGCTCGCGAGCGCATCCAGAACAGTTTCGCAGGCGGTCCACCAGCTGTCCGGATCCTGCTCCGACCAGCCCGGATGGGGGCGCTCCACGCTCAGATCCGCGGTCGCCGAGGCAATCAGCGACTGGTCTTCGCCAATAAGAATGCCTTTGACCGAACTGGTGCCGATATCGAGGCCGATAAACATGAGGTGCGTTCCTCAAATAGCGCCAAAAAGAATGCCGACGCCCCTTGGAAAGGTCCCGGCACGGTGTCGTCCGCACTGTCCGAACGTCGCCGTCCGGCCCGCGTAAGGACAAGGGGATCCCGCGGGCTGCGGCCCGCGGGTCTTAATGGTTTATCCGAGCACTGTGTCATCCACAAGGGCACCAGGCCCGGGGTGGCGCCTGGCGGGCATTTGCCGAGGATGATCATGCCGAGCACGTCGTCGTCGGTCACGTCCTGGGTGCGCGCCGTGCCGACAAGCTCGCCGTTCTTCATCACGGCCAACCGGTCGCAAAGCTGGAAGACGTCGTGAATGTCGTGGCTGATCAGGAAGATGCCGATGCCCTGCTTCTTCAGTTGCTGGATCAGTTCCGCCACCATCTGGGTTTCGTGCACGCCGAGCGCTGCGGTCGGCTCGTCCATGATCAGGATCCTGGCGTTGAAATAGACCGCCCGGGCAATCGCCACCGACTGGCGCTGGCCACCGGACAGGGCTTTCACCGGCGCATGGAACTTTTTGAAGTTCGGATTGAGCCGGGACATGATCTTGCGGGTTTCCGCCTCCATGGCATCGTCATCGACAAAGCCCAGAGCGGTGGTCAGTTCACGGCCGAGGAACAGGTTGGAAGCGGCATCGAGATTGTCGGCCAGAGCCAGGGTCTGGTAGATCGTCTCGATGTTGTGCGAGCGCGCGTCCCGCGGTGAGTGGATATGAACTTCCTCGCCATTGATGCGGATCTCGCCGCTGTCGGCCTTGTAGGCGCCCGACAGGATCTTGATCAGGGTCGACTTGCCGGCGCCGTTATGGCCCAGCAGCCCGACCACTTCGCCCGGGTAGAGGTCGACGGAGACGTGATCCACGGCATGCACCCCGCCAAAGGAGATGCACATGTCCTTCATTTCTACGAGAGGGGTTTCCATCACTTACTCTCCCGTGCGTTTGCGGTAGATGATATCGACCAGAACCGCCAGGACCAGCACCGAGCCGACCACTATGTTCTGGAGCGGTGCGTCGACGCCGACCATGGCCATTCCCGATTGCAGGGACTGCATGATCAGCGCGCCGAGGATCGCGCCGTAAATGGTGCCGATCCCGCCGGCGAGCGCCGTTCCGCCGATTACGGCGGCAGCGATGACGCGCAGCTCGTCGAGCGTGCCGATGTCATTGGTCGAAAAGCCGAGGCGGGCCGCGGCGACGGCGCCGGCAAGCGCACTCAGGCCGCCCATGATCGCAAAGACCTTGACGGTCAGGAAGCGGGTGTTGATGCCCGAAAGCTCGGCCGCATCCGGGTTGCCGCCCGTTGCGAAGATGTACCGGCCGAGGCGGGTACGCCGCGCGACGATGGTCATGATGACGGCGACGACGATCAGCAGCACCACGGAATAGGGAATGCCGTAGCCCATGGTCACCCCTTCGGGCAGGGTTTCGCCCCTGGCTTCGAAGATGCGCTCCAGCCGCGGCCGCGCGATTTCGTAGGAGTTCAGGATCCAGACGAAGCCGAGGATCGCGACGGACGTGATGCCCGCCATGGTGAATTCCGCCCAGACCGGCTTGACCGGGAACCCGTGCGAGGCCTTGCGGCGGCGGGAGGTGACCTGCAGCCACAGGGCCAAGGCAACGGCGACGACGCCGAAGATCCAGGAACCGGTTTCCCCCATGGTGCCGCCGATGCCGCCCATTTTCTTGAAGGTCGCGTCGAGCGGACCGATCGTCTGGCCGGAGGTGATGAACCAGGCCACGTTGCGCCAGACCAGAAGCCCGCCAAGGGTGACGATGAACGCCGGAATGCCGAGATAGCCGATCATCCAGCCATGGAAGGCGCCGATGGCGATGCCCACTGCAAGCCCCGCCAGAACGGCAAGGATCCAGATGGCGGGATGGCCCAGACCCAGATAGTCGGGAAGGATATCCGTCTGGACGACCGCCATGACGGCGGCAACCGTCGCCAGCAGGGACCCGACCGACAGGTCGATATGGCGTGTGACGATGACGAACACCATACCGGTCGCCATGATGGCGACGGACACGGTCTGGATCGTCAGGTTGAATATGTTGCGCGGTGTCAGGAACCGGCCTTCCGTAAACACGTCGAACGCCAGACAGAGCACGACGAATGCGCCGATCATGCCCAGAAGGCGGGTGTCGAGCTGCATCGCGGCAATAAGATTACGTGCTGTCGGGCGCTTGGACCCTGACAGAGCAGTGTCGGACATAGGGGTTACTCCTGCTTGGAGACCATCACGCTTACGCATCGGGTGGCCCGTCCCGAGGGAGCCGCCCGCAGCAACGCTCCCTGTTATTAGCCCCGGTTACAAGAATAACCGGGGCTGCGCTTTCAGCGTATTGTTATTAGTTACAGGGAGCCGGGCCGTTTTCCACGCCCTGGCAGAGATCTTCCTTGGAGATCCAGCCGGCATCGACAACGACGTTCAGGTTTTCCTGGGTGACCGGAACCGGTGCCAGGAACTTGGCCGTCAGCTCGGTTCCGCCCGGAGACGTCCAGGAAGCAGCGCCTTCGATGTCGGTCATTTCCGTGCCGTTCGCCATGGCGACAGCGGCTTCGGCCGCAGCCTTGCCGAGGTCACGGGCGTCCTTCCAGACGGAAACCGTCTGGGTTCCCTTGGCAACGCGGTTCAGCGCCGCATGGTCGCCATCCTGACCGGAAACCGGAATACCTTCCATTCCCTGAGCCGTCAGAGCGGCAACGACACCGCCGGCGGTACCGTCATTGGAAGCCACGACAGCGTCGACATTGTTGTCGTTGGCCGTCAGAATCTGTTCCATGTTGCGCTGAGCGTTGGCCGGCAGCCAGCCGTCGGTATAGGCTTCGCCGACGATCTCGATGTCGCCCGCGTCAATGGCCGGCTGCAGAACTTCCTGCTGACCTTCGCGGAGGAAATCCGCATTCGGGTCGGTCGGAGAGCCCTTGATCATGACGTAGTTGCCCTTGGGCGCAGCTTCCAGAACCGCTCTGGCCTGCATGCGGCCGACTTCGACGTTGTCGAAGGTCAGGTAGAAGGCACGCGGGTCGTCGATCAGGCGGTCATAGCCGACGATCGGGATGCCTTCATCGGCAGCGGCCTGAACAGCCGGTCCGATCGCCTGGGAATCCTGAGCCAGAATGATCAGCGCGGTTGCGCCCTGTGCGATCAGGGCTTCGACGTCCGAAATCTGTTTCGCGGAAGAGCTCTGTGCGTCCGCGGAAATGTACGATGCGCCGGCAGCGTCCAAAGCTTCCTTGATGGCCGCTTCGTCGGTCTTCCAGCGTTCTTCCTGGAAGTTGGACCAGCTCACGCCGACGACGATGTCCTGCGCCTGAGCGACGTGAATTGCGGTCGCGGACATGAGGACGCCCGCCAGCAAAGTGGTGATTTTACGCATTGCGATGTTTCCTCCAGTTGGCGCAACTCGCATGACGCGGCTGCACCTGAAAATGCGTCTGCTTATCCGGCGCCAATCCAGGCGCCTTTGATTAGGACAACCTTATTGTTATTTTTTTTGGTGCCCGAAAAAAGTTGCTCTAAAGCGCCGCTCCTGTCAACATGGTTTTGCAAAACTCTGCTCCACGGGACGGAAAATTCTCGAATGAGGGCGGAAAAACCGGGGCAAACCCGGTACGGAGGAAACACCTTGGGAAGAGCTGAGCGAGCATGACACGCAAGGCGGACCGGGATCAGATCCGGCGGCAAAACAGAAGTATCATCCTGCAGGCCCTGCGCCGGAACGGCCCGATGGCCCGGATCGATCTCGGCCACATGACGCGGTTGAGCCCGGCCACCGTGACGGCCATCACATCCGACCTTCTGGACCAGGGATTGATCCTCAGTCTGGAAAGCGAAGAGCCGAAGGCGCCACAGGCGCGCGGTCGGCCGCGCACCTTGCTGAAGCTGAACCCGGATGCGGCCTACATGATCGGTGTCCGGCTCTCGGTCAACAATATCGACCTGGCGCTGGTGGATTTCGCGGGCGAGGTGACACGGGAAAAGCGCACCCATTTCAACAGCACGAACGCCGATGCGCACAGCTTCCCCAAGGCCCTGGTGGACGCCATCCGGCTGTTCCTGGAGGAAGCGGGCGTCGGGCAAGCGCGCGTGCGGGAAATCGGCGTGGCCGCGCAGGGCGTCGTGGAGACGGAAACCGGCGTGGTCGCCTGGAGCCCGGCCTTTGCGGGCCGGAAGATCCCGATCGTCAGCCCGCTGCACGCGGCCTTTGGCGCGGAGTGCTACATCTCCAACGATACCAACATGATTGCCGAGGCCCTGCACTGGTCCGACCCGAACCGGTACAGCGGCACCTTCGCCGTCATCATGCTCGACTACGGTGTCGGCATGGGGCTCTATCTCAACAATCAGCTGTTTTCCGGCGCCAGCGGGACCGCCGCCGAGTTCGGCCATGCCAATCATATTCCGGGCGGAGCCCTTTGCCGCTGCGGCAAGAAGGGCTGTCTGGAAGCCTATCTTTCCGACTATGCCCTGGTGCGGGCGGCAACCCATCAGCCGGAAGATACGGCTCCCGATACGATCGATGCGGGCGTGAGCGGACTTGCCCGGCTGATCGAACTGGCCAGTTCCGGCGACACTGACGCCCGCACGGCCTTCCACGAGGCCGGACGCGTGCTTGGCTACGGCCTTGCCCGGGTGATCGCCATGATCGACCCGAGACGTGTGGTGCTGACCGGCGCCGCCATGCGGGCCTTTTCGTTCATGGAAAGAGGCATGTGGGAGGGGCTCGAAGAGGCCCTGGTCGCGGATCTGCGCAACAATTTCTCGCTCGACGTAATGCCCTGGAACGGGGACTTCATCCGCAGCGGGCTGATTGCGCAGTCGATGGAACGCCTCGACAAGGACTTCCTGGGCAAGGCATCGCTTGCGGCAGGCCGTACGCCGCGGCCCGACAATTCGGAGGTGCGGGCATGACCCCGATTTCGAGACTGACAGCTTCCCTCCTCGCTCTCGGCCTTTGTCTTCCGACAGGCGCGCTGGCCGATACAGAGTTTGCTCCCTGGAGCGAGCGAGCCATCCAGGACGATGTCGACATCAAGGATCTTGCCCGGTCGGGGGAGGATCCGATCCCGGTTCTGCAGCCGATCGGCGAGAAGCTCTTTGAAGCCAAGTTCACCACCCTCGACGGGGCCGGGCGCCCGGATGCGACCAGGGCCATCGTGCCGACCAAGGTGCGCCGCCCGCCGCCTCAGGCCTTCCAGCGCCTCGCCGGGATGGATGCCAATTCCTGCGCCTCCTGTCACAACGAGCCGGTCATCGGCGGCTCGGGCGCGTTCACCGCAAACGTCTTCGTCTCCGAGGGCTTCGAGAGCACTGATTTCGACACGGTCGATCCGCAGTTTTCCAACGAACGCAACACTGTTGCCCTCCAGGGCGCAGGGCTGATCGAACTGCTTGCCCGGGAAATGACGATGGATCTGCGCGCGCAGAGGAAGGACGTGCTCGACAGGGCGCGTGCCGGGGGCGAGCCGCAAACAATCGGTCTTCACGCCAAAGGCATTTCGTTCGGGTCCCTGACTGCCTATCCCGACGGCACCGTGGATATCTCCGCCCTCGACGGCGTCGATTCCGACCTGACCGTGCGTCCCTTCAGCCAGAAGGGCGTCTTTGCGTCCCTGCGCCAATTCACCGTCAACGCCTCGAACGACCATCACGGCATCCAGGCCGCCGAACGGTTCGGCGCCGCGTGGACCGGTACCGACGATTTCGATGGCGACGGCCATGCCGACGAGATGACGCCGGGCCAGGTCTCTGCGCTCGTGGCCTTTCAGGCCACCCTGCCCGCGCCGACGCGCAAGCAGGACCTGCCGGATATCTGGCGGGATGCGGCGCAAGCCGGCGAAAAGCTTTTCGCCGATGTCGGCTGCACATCCTGCCACGT is a window of Roseibium salinum DNA encoding:
- the xylF gene encoding D-xylose ABC transporter substrate-binding protein — its product is MRKITTLLAGVLMSATAIHVAQAQDIVVGVSWSNFQEERWKTDEAAIKEALDAAGASYISADAQSSSAKQISDVEALIAQGATALIILAQDSQAIGPAVQAAADEGIPIVGYDRLIDDPRAFYLTFDNVEVGRMQARAVLEAAPKGNYVMIKGSPTDPNADFLREGQQEVLQPAIDAGDIEIVGEAYTDGWLPANAQRNMEQILTANDNNVDAVVASNDGTAGGVVAALTAQGMEGIPVSGQDGDHAALNRVAKGTQTVSVWKDARDLGKAAAEAAVAMANGTEMTDIEGAASWTSPGGTELTAKFLAPVPVTQENLNVVVDAGWISKEDLCQGVENGPAPCN
- a CDS encoding ROK family transcriptional regulator, which translates into the protein MTRKADRDQIRRQNRSIILQALRRNGPMARIDLGHMTRLSPATVTAITSDLLDQGLILSLESEEPKAPQARGRPRTLLKLNPDAAYMIGVRLSVNNIDLALVDFAGEVTREKRTHFNSTNADAHSFPKALVDAIRLFLEEAGVGQARVREIGVAAQGVVETETGVVAWSPAFAGRKIPIVSPLHAAFGAECYISNDTNMIAEALHWSDPNRYSGTFAVIMLDYGVGMGLYLNNQLFSGASGTAAEFGHANHIPGGALCRCGKKGCLEAYLSDYALVRAATHQPEDTAPDTIDAGVSGLARLIELASSGDTDARTAFHEAGRVLGYGLARVIAMIDPRRVVLTGAAMRAFSFMERGMWEGLEEALVADLRNNFSLDVMPWNGDFIRSGLIAQSMERLDKDFLGKASLAAGRTPRPDNSEVRA
- the xylB gene encoding xylulokinase, whose translation is MFIGLDIGTSSVKGILIGEDQSLIASATADLSVERPHPGWSEQDPDSWWTACETVLDALASRAPKELAAVKGIGLSGHMHGATLLDDAGKPLRPCILWNDGRSGRQCAELEAAEPKFLTLGGNRVMPGFTAPKLQWVRENEPEIFARTAKVLLPKDYVRFKLTGEYVGDMSDSAGTLWLDVARRDWSDELLAATGLTRNHMPRLVEGSESSGMLKADLCARWGIDGAPVVAGGGGDNAASACGVGAVNPGSAFVSLGTSGVLFVTNDRFSPNVESAVHAFCHAVPDTWHQMGVILSATDSLNWLAKTLKKSPGELTGLLGRISRPSEISFLPYLGGERTPHNDVDIRAGFFGIGHETDDAALTHAVLDGVAFALKDCLDALTVAGTKIDRVLAVGGGSRSDLWLEIIASLLDIPVDVPVDGDFGASLGAARLGQAAALGTTDGIFAKPALKASIDPVPALTESYAEAHGRWRNLYPALKQAGF
- a CDS encoding sugar ABC transporter permease produces the protein MSDTALSGSKRPTARNLIAAMQLDTRLLGMIGAFVVLCLAFDVFTEGRFLTPRNIFNLTIQTVSVAIMATGMVFVIVTRHIDLSVGSLLATVAAVMAVVQTDILPDYLGLGHPAIWILAVLAGLAVGIAIGAFHGWMIGYLGIPAFIVTLGGLLVWRNVAWFITSGQTIGPLDATFKKMGGIGGTMGETGSWIFGVVAVALALWLQVTSRRRKASHGFPVKPVWAEFTMAGITSVAILGFVWILNSYEIARPRLERIFEARGETLPEGVTMGYGIPYSVVLLIVVAVIMTIVARRTRLGRYIFATGGNPDAAELSGINTRFLTVKVFAIMGGLSALAGAVAAARLGFSTNDIGTLDELRVIAAAVIGGTALAGGIGTIYGAILGALIMQSLQSGMAMVGVDAPLQNIVVGSVLVLAVLVDIIYRKRTGE